The proteins below come from a single Roseiflexus sp. RS-1 genomic window:
- a CDS encoding M1 family metallopeptidase — protein MQRLLTAHMRSLVWTLAGVMIWLSAVPLYATPSSSDPFAAPLDVQRQEAALLPSFADDLATAEQWDRYTVQARIDPEQRVLAGLLRLEYTNRAPEALDRIYFYLFPNLPEFGGRLEVRRITVDGAPVQVRYESNRFLLRLNLPTSLPAGASATVMIDFSAAAPLNASQRSYAAFNREHGVLALASALPMAARRVGGAWQLATPVFRGDVVTSDTALYDVTLTIPAAWTAVTTGVAIERSASGATQTVRFVSGPQRDFTIVLTRFPSISTDVDGTRITSYYRPEHAEGGRMALDAAARALRVFNRRFGPYPLAELDIVQIDARKFLGVEYPGLIMIDRLLYTGEREGLEIIVAHEVAHQWWYSLVGNDVQAEAWLDEGLTSFSQVVYQEETRGAMAAERELDGFRTMYQRARQAGRDAPLKRPVSALRGNYTAIAYAKGALFFQALRQRMGEAAFDRFLRDYYATFRYRVASSDDVRLIAGQSCNCTIDDLYHDWVLTAAPVPVP, from the coding sequence ATGCAGCGATTGCTTACTGCGCATATGCGGAGCCTTGTATGGACGCTGGCAGGAGTGATGATCTGGCTCAGCGCCGTTCCGCTGTATGCGACCCCCTCCAGCAGCGACCCGTTTGCAGCTCCGCTCGATGTTCAGCGTCAGGAAGCCGCGTTGTTGCCATCCTTCGCCGATGATCTCGCTACAGCGGAACAGTGGGATCGCTACACCGTCCAGGCGCGCATCGATCCTGAACAGCGCGTGCTGGCGGGTCTGTTGCGGCTGGAGTATACGAACCGCGCCCCGGAAGCGCTTGACCGCATCTACTTCTATCTCTTTCCGAACCTGCCGGAGTTTGGCGGTCGTCTTGAGGTGCGCAGGATCACGGTTGACGGCGCTCCCGTGCAGGTGCGCTATGAGTCGAATCGCTTTCTGTTGCGGCTCAATCTTCCGACATCTCTGCCTGCTGGCGCTTCAGCAACGGTCATGATCGATTTCAGCGCCGCCGCGCCGCTCAACGCCAGTCAACGCTCCTACGCAGCGTTCAACCGTGAGCACGGCGTTCTGGCGCTGGCTTCGGCGCTGCCGATGGCGGCGCGGCGGGTTGGCGGCGCCTGGCAACTGGCGACTCCGGTCTTCCGCGGCGATGTTGTGACCAGTGATACGGCGCTGTACGATGTGACACTAACCATTCCCGCCGCCTGGACTGCGGTGACGACCGGAGTGGCAATCGAGAGAAGCGCCAGCGGTGCAACTCAAACGGTACGCTTTGTCAGCGGTCCGCAGCGTGATTTCACGATTGTGTTGACCCGTTTCCCTTCGATCTCGACCGATGTTGATGGTACGCGCATCACGTCGTACTATCGCCCCGAACATGCCGAAGGCGGGCGTATGGCGCTCGATGCCGCAGCACGCGCCCTGCGTGTGTTCAACCGCCGGTTCGGTCCGTACCCGCTGGCGGAATTGGACATCGTGCAGATCGACGCACGCAAATTCCTCGGCGTCGAGTATCCTGGCCTGATCATGATCGACCGTCTCCTGTATACCGGCGAGCGTGAGGGTCTGGAAATTATCGTCGCGCACGAAGTCGCCCATCAATGGTGGTACAGTCTGGTCGGCAACGATGTGCAGGCTGAAGCCTGGCTCGACGAAGGGTTGACATCATTCTCGCAGGTGGTGTATCAGGAAGAAACACGCGGTGCGATGGCGGCGGAACGTGAACTCGACGGGTTCCGCACAATGTATCAACGGGCGCGACAGGCTGGACGCGACGCGCCGCTGAAACGCCCGGTTTCGGCGCTGCGCGGCAACTATACCGCGATTGCCTACGCCAAAGGAGCGCTGTTCTTTCAGGCGCTGCGTCAACGTATGGGCGAAGCGGCGTTCGACCGTTTCCTGCGCGACTACTACGCAACCTTTCGCTACCGCGTCGCGTCGAGCGACGATGTGCGCCTTATCGCCGGGCAGTCCTGTAACTGCACTATCGACGATCTGTACCACGATTGGGTGTTGACTGCTGCGCCTGTTCCTGTGCCATGA
- a CDS encoding cellulase family glycosylhydrolase yields the protein MMRFRRRSSRYSGYAPRLSRCLPVLLIITAICVGACGQAREPSGGALPPVTSDGERLRASGRDFEVRGVNYIRPTGDDERRCWTLQFGADINCPWRISVIEADFDAMRARGVNTVRIFLNYYVFGGQREADASYQKSDALRHLDEFIAAANRRGLYVLPVLLVEYPQDRFGPEHYERALEWHVRPLVRHFAGKPGILAWDLFNEPDIGSPIDERCWDWDNADFPLCFPLAEERQRFVRVIHDEVKRLDPERLTTVGMAFAKSYFEPAEATIRMADVVDFYTFHYYDNEPYNSGRYRQHWYYGEGFPADLRRAIEELHALGLRKPVVVTELGFPTGPGTTRTLDDLRRDQQIALRTIRDARGAGVVLWSFQSSPEELLGDLFVR from the coding sequence ATGATGCGTTTTCGTCGTCGCAGTTCGAGATACTCTGGATATGCGCCGCGTCTCAGCCGATGTCTGCCGGTTCTGCTCATCATCACTGCGATATGCGTCGGAGCGTGTGGACAGGCGCGTGAGCCGTCTGGCGGTGCGCTGCCGCCGGTCACGTCCGATGGTGAACGTCTGCGCGCCAGCGGGCGCGACTTCGAGGTGCGCGGCGTCAACTACATCCGTCCGACCGGCGACGATGAGCGTCGCTGCTGGACGCTCCAGTTTGGCGCGGACATCAACTGCCCGTGGCGCATATCGGTCATCGAAGCCGACTTCGACGCCATGCGCGCGCGGGGAGTCAATACGGTACGCATCTTCCTCAACTACTACGTTTTTGGCGGGCAACGCGAAGCCGATGCTTCCTATCAGAAGAGCGACGCGCTCCGGCACCTGGACGAGTTTATCGCAGCAGCGAACCGGCGCGGTCTGTATGTTCTGCCTGTGCTTCTCGTCGAATACCCGCAGGACCGCTTCGGACCAGAGCACTATGAGCGGGCGCTGGAGTGGCATGTTCGACCGCTGGTGCGTCACTTCGCTGGCAAACCCGGCATTCTGGCGTGGGATCTGTTCAACGAACCGGATATTGGCAGCCCGATCGATGAGCGATGCTGGGACTGGGACAACGCCGATTTCCCGCTCTGCTTTCCGCTCGCCGAGGAGCGCCAGCGATTCGTGCGCGTCATTCACGATGAAGTGAAGCGTCTCGATCCGGAGCGCCTGACGACGGTGGGCATGGCGTTTGCGAAAAGTTACTTCGAGCCGGCTGAAGCGACAATTCGCATGGCGGACGTGGTTGATTTCTACACGTTCCACTACTACGACAACGAACCCTACAACAGCGGACGCTACCGGCAGCACTGGTACTATGGCGAAGGGTTTCCCGCCGACCTGCGGCGTGCCATCGAGGAACTCCATGCGCTTGGGCTGCGGAAACCGGTCGTCGTCACCGAACTGGGTTTCCCGACCGGTCCGGGTACAACCCGCACCCTCGACGATCTCCGGCGCGACCAGCAGATCGCGCTGCGAACCATCCGCGACGCACGCGGCGCTGGCGTTGTGCTCTGGTCATTTCAATCGTCGCCAGAGGAGTTGCTCGGAGACCTGTTTGTGAGGTGA
- a CDS encoding RrF2 family transcriptional regulator, which produces MRISSKGEYGLRALLDLAQRVGEGPIQSHDIHLRQGIDENYLNQILILLRRARLIESIRGPQGGHRLARHPSQITVLDALLALEGPLLAADSGRDAPTPTEPMDRELVREVWDGAREMLERYLASITLEDLCQRKAQRSGNVMYYI; this is translated from the coding sequence ATGCGCATCTCTAGCAAAGGCGAATACGGTCTGCGCGCGCTGCTCGATCTGGCGCAGCGCGTTGGCGAAGGACCCATTCAGAGCCACGATATCCACCTGCGTCAGGGGATCGACGAAAACTACCTCAACCAGATACTGATCCTGCTCCGTCGCGCCAGATTGATCGAGAGCATTCGCGGTCCGCAGGGCGGGCATCGCCTGGCGCGCCATCCGTCACAGATCACCGTCCTCGATGCCCTGCTCGCTCTCGAAGGTCCGCTCCTGGCGGCTGACAGCGGGCGCGATGCGCCGACTCCGACTGAGCCGATGGATCGCGAACTGGTGCGCGAGGTCTGGGATGGGGCGCGTGAGATGCTCGAACGCTACCTGGCAAGCATTACTCTCGAAGACCTCTGCCAGCGCAAGGCGCAGCGTTCCGGGAATGTGATGTACTACATTTGA
- a CDS encoding ferredoxin — MAYIIAEPCIGVKDASCVAVCPVDCIYEGEDQYYINPEECIDCGACEPECPVEAIFADDSVPEQWHSYIEKNRAFFGL; from the coding sequence ATGGCGTACATTATCGCAGAGCCGTGCATTGGTGTGAAGGATGCGTCGTGTGTGGCGGTCTGTCCGGTTGACTGCATCTACGAGGGCGAGGATCAGTACTACATCAACCCCGAAGAGTGCATCGACTGTGGCGCCTGTGAGCCGGAGTGTCCAGTGGAAGCAATTTTCGCCGACGACTCGGTTCCAGAGCAGTGGCATAGCTACATCGAGAAGAACCGCGCATTCTTTGGGTTGTGA
- the dnaG gene encoding DNA primase: MSGITDQIKEKIDIVEFISAYVPLRKMGRSYVGFCPFHPNTRTPAFHVFPDTQSFHCFGCKASGSVFDFLMRREGVEFREALERLAQRAGVQLQPRTEDEEQQDRLRTRLLEANAAAAAFFRHMLVKSQRGEAARAYVASRRIDDATGEAFLLGYAPDDWELLLGYLTGRRGFSPEEVEAAGLAIHHETRGYYDRFRNRLMFPIRNARGEIVGFGGRALGDAQPKYMNSPQTPLFDKGKVLYGLDLARDAIRHADATVIVEGYIDVIIAHQHGFRNVVAPLGTALTADHVAQVKKLARTVYLALDADAAGVRATLKGLQTLQSQPEGELIAITSPHGVIGLQRQQDVEIRILTLPEGKDPDEVIQEDPDRWRAALAAARPAMDFYIEALTSDLDLSSGRGKAEAVERVAPLLNQIASPVEQAHYVQVLARLIDVEERYILAALGGKAHPEDRHRPADQPRATRTAEQSPPDGARSSAPTPTQEEYLLGWVIRFPAARAAVEEKLHRDLSPYPALQSLLSGTIDELFARDECRALWRAWIAAPGGSDPETWAQTLSAPLNDVAQRVLGLHAPQPQEYRIVNDALECATILQRDVAKRWLAQIARMQAEATGETDQEMLLEQLVQVKQFINMLSIPRRSAAYTDLHALHTL; the protein is encoded by the coding sequence ATGTCTGGCATCACCGATCAGATCAAAGAAAAGATCGATATTGTCGAGTTTATCTCGGCGTATGTGCCGTTGCGGAAGATGGGGCGGAGTTATGTCGGTTTTTGTCCCTTCCACCCGAACACGCGCACGCCTGCATTCCACGTATTTCCTGATACGCAGAGTTTTCACTGTTTCGGATGCAAGGCGTCGGGATCGGTGTTCGACTTTCTGATGCGTCGTGAGGGTGTGGAGTTCCGTGAAGCGCTCGAGCGTCTCGCGCAGCGGGCGGGGGTGCAGTTGCAGCCGCGCACCGAAGATGAAGAGCAGCAGGACCGGCTGCGCACGCGCCTGCTCGAGGCGAATGCCGCTGCCGCTGCATTCTTCCGCCATATGCTGGTGAAATCGCAGCGTGGTGAAGCCGCGCGCGCCTATGTTGCCAGCCGACGGATCGACGATGCCACCGGCGAAGCGTTCCTGCTCGGGTACGCCCCCGACGACTGGGAGTTGCTCCTCGGATACCTGACCGGGCGACGCGGCTTTTCGCCGGAAGAAGTCGAAGCGGCCGGTCTGGCGATCCATCACGAAACACGCGGGTACTACGACCGGTTTCGCAACCGGTTGATGTTTCCGATCCGCAATGCGCGCGGCGAGATTGTCGGGTTCGGCGGCAGGGCGCTGGGTGATGCCCAACCAAAGTACATGAACTCGCCACAAACGCCGCTGTTCGATAAAGGAAAGGTGTTATACGGGCTTGACCTGGCGCGCGATGCGATCCGTCATGCCGATGCAACCGTGATCGTCGAAGGGTACATTGATGTCATCATTGCCCACCAGCATGGTTTTCGCAATGTCGTTGCACCGCTTGGCACGGCGCTAACCGCTGATCATGTGGCACAGGTGAAGAAACTGGCGCGCACGGTGTATCTGGCGCTCGATGCAGACGCCGCTGGCGTGCGCGCAACGCTGAAAGGGCTTCAGACATTGCAGAGTCAGCCCGAAGGCGAACTGATCGCTATCACCTCGCCGCACGGCGTGATCGGGCTACAACGCCAGCAGGATGTCGAGATCAGGATCCTGACCCTTCCTGAAGGGAAAGACCCGGACGAAGTCATTCAGGAAGACCCGGACCGGTGGCGTGCTGCGCTGGCAGCTGCGCGCCCGGCGATGGATTTCTACATTGAAGCATTGACGTCCGACCTCGACCTGTCGAGCGGACGAGGCAAGGCTGAGGCGGTCGAACGTGTCGCTCCGCTGCTCAACCAGATTGCCAGTCCGGTCGAGCAGGCGCACTACGTCCAGGTGCTGGCGCGACTGATCGATGTCGAAGAGCGGTATATACTTGCAGCGTTGGGTGGAAAAGCGCACCCGGAAGATCGTCATCGTCCGGCGGATCAACCGCGTGCGACCAGGACAGCAGAGCAGTCGCCGCCTGACGGAGCCAGGTCATCCGCACCCACCCCAACCCAGGAAGAATACCTGTTGGGATGGGTCATTCGCTTCCCGGCAGCGCGGGCAGCGGTCGAAGAAAAACTCCACCGCGACCTGTCGCCCTATCCGGCGCTCCAATCGCTGTTGAGCGGCACGATTGACGAGTTGTTCGCGCGCGACGAGTGCCGGGCGTTGTGGCGCGCCTGGATCGCAGCGCCTGGCGGAAGCGACCCGGAGACATGGGCGCAGACGCTCAGCGCGCCGTTGAACGATGTCGCGCAGCGGGTGCTGGGATTGCACGCACCGCAACCTCAGGAGTACCGGATTGTTAACGACGCACTGGAATGTGCTACAATCCTTCAGCGCGACGTCGCAAAACGCTGGCTTGCGCAGATTGCGCGCATGCAGGCTGAGGCGACGGGAGAAACAGATCAGGAGATGCTGCTCGAACAACTGGTGCAGGTCAAACAGTTCATCAACATGCTGAGCATCCCGCGTCGCAGTGCAGCATATACCGACCTGCACGCCCTGCATACGCTGTAG
- a CDS encoding Crp/Fnr family transcriptional regulator has translation MTTLEELRRIPLFAALDDRTLTDTARYMQARTYRPGEYITYEGERAAGVYFVQRGRVRLSRTAPDGREQVLAMVGAGENFNAVAIFDNHGNLTTARAMSAVHCLLLPGDALITLIRRHPDLALAMLREMAGQLRSLAVLVEDLAFRSVRERLARELLREAREGAAELTHQELAERTGTVREIAGRALRQLAQEGLVRLERGRIVVLDPDGLARVGNGE, from the coding sequence ATGACAACGTTGGAAGAACTGAGGCGCATCCCACTCTTTGCCGCGCTGGACGATCGCACCCTGACCGATACAGCGCGTTATATGCAGGCGCGCACCTACCGTCCGGGTGAATATATCACCTATGAAGGGGAACGTGCAGCTGGCGTTTACTTTGTGCAGCGCGGCAGAGTGCGTCTGTCACGCACCGCGCCCGATGGTCGTGAGCAGGTGCTTGCTATGGTTGGCGCCGGTGAGAACTTTAATGCGGTCGCAATTTTCGACAATCACGGCAACCTGACGACCGCGCGCGCAATGAGCGCCGTCCACTGTTTGCTTCTGCCGGGAGACGCGCTGATCACCCTTATTCGCCGGCATCCCGATCTGGCGCTGGCGATGTTGCGCGAAATGGCGGGGCAATTGCGCAGTCTGGCGGTGCTGGTCGAAGATCTGGCATTCCGGTCGGTGCGTGAGCGGCTGGCGCGCGAACTGTTGCGTGAAGCGCGCGAGGGTGCAGCGGAACTGACCCACCAGGAACTGGCGGAACGAACCGGCACCGTGCGCGAAATCGCCGGGAGAGCGCTGCGCCAGCTGGCGCAGGAAGGGCTTGTGCGCCTGGAACGGGGACGCATCGTGGTGCTCGATCCCGATGGACTGGCGCGCGTCGGCAATGGCGAGTAG
- a CDS encoding deoxyguanosinetriphosphate triphosphohydrolase, which yields MTRPHTGVRERIEADERARLSPLAAFSDSARRARPEPPSPVRSSFQRDRDRILHSKPFRRLKHKTQVFISPQGDHYRTRLTHTLEVTQIARTVARALRLNEDLVEAIGLGHDLGHTPFGHAGETALSHAMGRAFRHNEQSLRIVDVLERNGAGLNLTDQVREGIYMHSKARRDITMRAWGTASTLEGQIVKLCDAIAYINHDIDDAIRGGLLRPDDLPRQAIEVLGETHGQRLDTMVCDLIDHNWWATGAEPPPDPPELSMSPDVLKATNALREFLYERVYFGSKAKADDGKVHMMIELLYRHFMNHPEQLPADLLRINQERSEPIERAVVDYIAGMTDRFALKVFNDLYVPRTWSA from the coding sequence ATGACCAGACCACATACGGGTGTACGCGAACGGATCGAAGCAGACGAACGCGCACGTCTTTCGCCCCTGGCAGCGTTTAGCGATAGCGCCCGTCGTGCGCGCCCTGAACCGCCATCGCCGGTGCGCAGCAGTTTTCAGCGCGACCGCGATCGCATTCTGCACTCGAAACCGTTTCGTCGGTTGAAACATAAAACGCAGGTATTCATCTCGCCACAGGGCGATCACTATCGCACGCGCCTGACGCATACACTGGAAGTGACCCAGATCGCGCGTACGGTGGCGCGCGCCCTGCGTCTCAACGAAGACCTGGTCGAGGCAATCGGTCTGGGACATGATCTCGGTCATACGCCTTTTGGTCATGCCGGCGAAACGGCGCTTTCGCACGCGATGGGACGCGCATTCCGCCATAACGAACAGAGCCTGCGCATTGTCGATGTGCTGGAACGGAATGGCGCCGGACTGAACCTGACCGATCAGGTTCGTGAGGGCATTTATATGCACTCTAAAGCGCGGCGTGACATCACAATGCGCGCCTGGGGCACTGCCAGCACGCTGGAAGGGCAGATCGTCAAATTATGCGATGCGATCGCCTATATCAACCACGATATCGACGACGCCATCCGTGGTGGCTTGCTGCGCCCCGACGATCTGCCGCGCCAGGCAATCGAGGTGCTTGGCGAAACCCACGGTCAACGCCTGGATACCATGGTCTGCGACCTGATCGATCACAACTGGTGGGCAACCGGAGCAGAGCCGCCCCCCGATCCGCCAGAACTGTCGATGAGTCCCGATGTCCTGAAAGCCACCAACGCGCTGCGCGAGTTTCTGTACGAACGCGTCTATTTCGGTTCAAAGGCAAAGGCGGACGATGGGAAGGTTCATATGATGATCGAGTTGCTGTACCGCCATTTTATGAACCATCCCGAACAACTTCCCGCCGACCTGCTGCGGATCAATCAGGAACGCAGCGAACCGATCGAGCGTGCCGTCGTCGATTACATTGCCGGTATGACCGATCGTTTTGCGCTGAAGGTGTTCAACGACCTGTACGTGCCGCGCACATGGAGCGCATAG
- the mobA gene encoding molybdenum cofactor guanylyltransferase has translation MSISCIIVAGGASRRMGTDKRRLRLWGERGPMLLEYMVTRAARFSDDIVVALNDPEAWSGLPARLVRDEVARSGPLAGLAAGLAVCRHEYALALACDLPLVQDALIDALLAHPRPYDALAPIRPDEGARAPRNPQAAEPLLAIYRRTCLAAIRDCLQRGARALVEPLEMVDARYLAPDIWRQYDPHGVSFINVNNPEDVERVKMIIANSPKC, from the coding sequence ATGTCCATATCCTGCATTATCGTTGCCGGCGGAGCGAGCCGGCGGATGGGAACCGACAAGCGACGCCTGCGGTTGTGGGGCGAGCGCGGTCCGATGCTGCTGGAATATATGGTCACACGCGCGGCGCGCTTCAGCGACGACATTGTCGTTGCGTTGAACGACCCGGAAGCCTGGAGCGGACTGCCCGCGCGTCTGGTGCGCGATGAAGTAGCGCGGAGCGGACCGCTCGCCGGGCTGGCCGCCGGTCTGGCAGTGTGTCGCCATGAATACGCGCTGGCGCTGGCGTGCGATCTGCCGCTGGTGCAGGATGCATTGATCGACGCACTTCTGGCGCACCCGCGTCCCTACGATGCACTGGCGCCGATCCGCCCCGACGAGGGCGCGCGCGCGCCGCGCAATCCACAGGCGGCGGAACCGCTCCTGGCGATCTACCGGCGCACGTGCCTCGCCGCAATCCGCGACTGCCTCCAGCGCGGCGCGCGCGCGCTGGTTGAACCGCTGGAGATGGTCGATGCCCGTTACCTGGCGCCAGACATCTGGCGCCAGTATGATCCGCATGGGGTATCATTCATCAATGTCAACAACCCGGAAGATGTCGAACGGGTGAAGATGATCATCGCCAACAGTCCGAAATGCTGA
- a CDS encoding J domain-containing protein, producing the protein MYDFEELDFYELLGVPRSASPDEIKRAYRREIARYHPDRYVNADPADLEYARRRSQLLTEAYATLSNPAARSAYNLNRRRSTRTPSPRPTPPPPPMQRDHQAELYQQARDHIDAGRYVQAVAVLRQLHQINPFYRDSAELLASAEAHLRTRTSAPQRSTPPGARRRLILVAGTVAVLVIAGGALWWSGGQEALRFADAGQGMATVAPTSAPSPAPVATVPVVPTQFPLPSPAPASPTIAPTQSPREPSATPAPTDVPPSPTAEGTLLLRDDSFIDGWASARRTSWSVGPRDGRYRITAEAQVGVIWSYRSVPADDVSMTVDVEIVEGEGGVILRFRDERNYLIFTVAPQTGNFLLEQVRGGTATPLAVGTRDDLRAADGRFRINARIRDSQIRIVVNDQAAVETDVSSLPSASRYGLAVVARDTRAEAWFDNLEIRALP; encoded by the coding sequence GTGTACGATTTCGAGGAGCTCGACTTCTACGAGTTGCTTGGCGTTCCACGCTCAGCGTCACCAGACGAGATCAAACGCGCTTATCGGCGCGAGATTGCTCGATACCATCCTGATCGCTACGTCAACGCCGATCCAGCCGACCTCGAATATGCGCGTCGTCGCAGCCAGTTGCTGACAGAGGCATACGCCACATTGAGCAATCCGGCGGCGCGCAGCGCCTACAATCTCAACCGTCGCCGCTCAACTCGCACACCATCGCCGCGCCCCACGCCGCCGCCACCGCCGATGCAACGCGATCATCAGGCGGAACTCTACCAGCAGGCGCGCGATCATATCGATGCCGGGCGCTATGTTCAGGCAGTTGCCGTGTTGCGCCAGTTGCACCAGATCAATCCTTTCTACCGCGACAGCGCTGAACTGCTGGCGAGCGCCGAGGCGCATCTCCGTACTCGCACGTCTGCGCCGCAGCGCAGTACGCCACCAGGGGCGCGACGGCGTTTGATCCTGGTCGCCGGTACGGTGGCAGTGCTCGTGATTGCTGGCGGCGCGCTCTGGTGGTCCGGCGGGCAGGAAGCGCTGCGATTCGCTGATGCCGGTCAGGGTATGGCGACCGTCGCGCCAACCAGCGCCCCTTCGCCGGCGCCGGTTGCAACCGTGCCGGTCGTGCCGACCCAATTTCCACTCCCCTCCCCAGCACCGGCGTCGCCGACCATCGCCCCGACACAATCCCCGCGTGAGCCGTCGGCAACACCGGCGCCAACCGACGTTCCTCCGTCCCCAACCGCAGAAGGTACGCTGCTGCTGCGCGACGACTCGTTCATCGATGGATGGGCATCGGCGCGCCGCACCTCCTGGAGCGTCGGACCACGCGATGGACGGTACCGCATCACGGCTGAAGCGCAGGTTGGGGTCATCTGGAGTTATCGCAGCGTTCCGGCGGACGACGTCAGTATGACCGTCGATGTCGAGATTGTCGAAGGTGAAGGCGGCGTCATCCTGCGTTTCCGCGACGAACGGAATTACCTGATCTTTACCGTTGCGCCGCAAACCGGGAACTTTCTCCTCGAACAGGTGCGTGGCGGGACGGCAACACCCCTCGCCGTCGGCACACGCGACGACCTGCGCGCCGCCGATGGACGCTTCCGGATCAACGCCCGTATCCGCGATAGTCAGATCAGGATTGTCGTCAATGATCAGGCAGCGGTCGAGACCGATGTTTCTTCTCTTCCATCCGCGTCGCGCTATGGGCTGGCAGTGGTTGCGCGTGATACGCGCGCTGAGGCGTGGTTCGATAATCTGGAGATCCGGGCGTTGCCGTGA
- the rpoD gene encoding RNA polymerase sigma factor RpoD: MENANESLLDDDLMLDDLDDELAGASREPEEEPQTITSLSDLLAIGKQRGFVTEGEIAQLLANSDADSDRLAEIQQALQAAGIATRDEMITGGAEIDIPFEEEGDFDDLNVEGISVNDTVRMYLREIGRVPLLNARQEILLAQKIEIGEYLESYRTQLAADWRPEQVDVIGAQMYQRLQKTWPVVADAVRLLYEIVEQPLPDPLTPGCLREVSAIQERMTFEQRQSFEKRRNELIKQHRMTAEQFDQTFAQATIIFSLLPHVVQQRLIAFTDWPTVEDVQQACAAARDQLWRDWNLAIDQGKTAREDLTQANLRLVVSVAKKYIGRGLQLLDLIQEGNVGLIRAVEKFDYRKGFKFSTYATWWIRQAITRAIADQARTIRIPVHMVETINRLMRESRRMLQELGREPTDEELSRALGIPVDKVRSIRKTSLEPVSLETPVGQEEDSQLGDFIEDSKVLAPSDAASHQMLREQVEQVLNQLTERERRVLQLRFGLEDGHSRTLEEVGKEFGVTRERIRQIEVKALRKLRHPRLGKKLRDYLE; this comes from the coding sequence ATGGAAAACGCAAACGAGTCACTTCTGGACGATGATCTGATGCTGGACGATCTGGATGATGAGCTGGCTGGCGCTTCACGGGAACCCGAAGAAGAGCCGCAAACCATCACCAGCCTGAGCGATCTGCTGGCAATAGGCAAGCAACGCGGGTTCGTCACCGAGGGCGAGATTGCGCAACTCCTGGCAAATAGCGACGCCGATAGCGACCGTCTGGCGGAGATTCAGCAGGCGCTCCAGGCAGCCGGCATTGCAACCCGCGACGAAATGATCACCGGCGGTGCGGAGATCGATATCCCCTTCGAGGAAGAGGGTGATTTCGATGATCTGAACGTTGAAGGCATCAGTGTTAATGATACGGTGCGGATGTACCTGCGCGAGATCGGGCGGGTGCCGCTGCTCAATGCGCGCCAGGAGATCCTGCTTGCACAGAAGATCGAGATCGGCGAATACCTCGAGTCGTACCGGACGCAACTGGCTGCTGACTGGCGCCCGGAGCAGGTCGACGTGATCGGCGCGCAAATGTATCAGCGGTTGCAAAAAACATGGCCCGTTGTTGCGGATGCCGTTCGGCTGCTCTACGAGATTGTCGAGCAACCGTTGCCCGATCCGTTGACTCCGGGATGCCTGCGCGAAGTTTCCGCCATCCAGGAGCGCATGACCTTCGAGCAGCGCCAGTCGTTCGAAAAACGGCGCAATGAATTGATCAAACAGCACCGCATGACGGCGGAACAGTTTGATCAGACGTTTGCGCAGGCGACGATCATCTTCTCGCTCTTACCCCATGTGGTGCAGCAACGGTTGATCGCCTTCACCGACTGGCCCACGGTCGAGGACGTGCAGCAGGCGTGCGCTGCGGCGCGCGATCAGCTCTGGCGCGACTGGAATCTCGCCATCGATCAGGGGAAAACCGCACGCGAGGATCTGACTCAGGCAAACCTGCGCCTGGTCGTATCAGTGGCAAAGAAGTACATTGGTCGCGGGTTGCAACTCCTCGACCTGATTCAGGAGGGGAACGTCGGGCTGATCCGCGCGGTTGAAAAATTCGACTATCGTAAAGGGTTCAAGTTCTCGACGTATGCAACCTGGTGGATCCGTCAGGCGATCACCCGCGCGATTGCCGATCAGGCGCGCACCATCCGCATCCCGGTGCATATGGTCGAGACAATCAACCGCCTGATGCGCGAAAGTCGCCGGATGTTGCAGGAGTTGGGGCGCGAACCGACCGATGAGGAATTGTCACGCGCGCTGGGCATTCCGGTCGATAAGGTGCGTTCGATCCGCAAAACATCGCTCGAACCCGTCTCGCTTGAAACACCGGTCGGACAGGAAGAAGACAGTCAGCTCGGCGATTTTATCGAAGACTCGAAAGTGCTCGCTCCTTCCGATGCCGCCAGTCATCAGATGCTACGCGAGCAGGTCGAGCAGGTGCTGAATCAACTCACCGAGCGTGAACGACGGGTGCTCCAGTTGCGTTTCGGTCTCGAAGATGGTCACAGTCGCACGCTTGAAGAAGTTGGCAAGGAGTTCGGCGTTACACGCGAGCGCATTCGCCAGATCGAGGTAAAGGCGTTGCGGAAACTGCGTCATCCGCGGCTTGGCAAGAAACTGCGCGATTATCTTGAGTAG